Within Metabacillus schmidteae, the genomic segment TGACAAGTGTTTCATAATCAACACGCATTGGAAGTTCTCCAGCTTCGTCCATAATGTCTTGTAAGTTATTCCATTCATCTTCCCCTAGAATTGGATCTGTTGCAAACGATCCTTGTTCTTTATATCTTTCTATAACAGTTTCAATGATTTCAAGTTCTGTATCTTCGAATTGTGGGGCAATCGATGCGGCGATTTCTTCCACACTCTTTTCTTCAACCCATTGTTGAGCCTTGTAAATGGCAGCTGTAAATTTATTAGCGGCCTCTTCATTATTATCCAAAAAGCTTTTTTTGCTCATAAAGGTTGTATAAGGGACACTGCCGGATTCTGTACCAAATGAAGCAACGATATAACCGGTACCTTCTTTTTCGAAAATACTTGCAGTTGGTTCAAATAGCTGAACATAATCACCAGTTCCTGATGCAAAGGCACTAGGAATATTAGCAAAATCCACATTTTGAATTAATTCAAGCTCTGAGTGAGGATCTATTCCATGTTGCTTTAATACAAACTCTCCAACCATCTGAGGCATTCCGCCTTTTCTTTGACCTAAGAAGGTGCTCCCTTGTAACTGGGCCCAATCAAATGACTCAATCTTTTCCCTGCTTACGAGAAATGTCCCATCTGTTTGAGTGAGCTGGGCAAAATTGATAATTGGATCATTTGATCCTTGTGCATGAACGTAGATTGACGTTTCAGAACCGACTAATGCAATATCAGCTCCGTCCGACAATAGGGCAGTCATTGTCTTATCTCCGCCCCATGTAGTGGTAAGCTCTACATTAAGACCTTCTTCTTCAAAAAAACCTTCTGCCATTGCCACATATAATGGAGCATAGAAAATAGAGTGGGTTACTTCAGCTAGTCGAATGGTTTCAGTTTTGTTTTGACTGCAGGCGGTAAATGTAAAGAGAAGAAGAAATGCAATGCAAACATAAGCTAACCGTCTTTTCATTTGATTCCAACCTCCTTGATGCATAGCATCACTTAATTTTGTAAAATAAGATAAAAAAAGATATTCTTCGATTACAATATGAAGCGTAGCTCGAACGGATATAGGATAATTTATGATCATTTATAAAAATGTGTGAATGCCTATGTAAAAATGAATCACGTTAAAATGGGTAAAGTAGTAAAGATCCTAGAAAATTAATTCAATGAGAGAAGAGAGAAAGAGTGAAGACAAATGAATGGTGAAATAATTAGTAAGGTCAAATATCCTTCTCCAAATCCAAACATAAATGTATGGATTGTGACGTATTGGTCTCATGGGCTAAAAATTAAAGGACTACTTGCAGAGCCAAAGCTTGAGGGTACATATGATGGATTATTATATCTACGTGGTGGAATTAAAAGTGTTGGAATGGTAAGGGTCGGAAGAATTGTTCAATTTGCTTCAGAAGGGTTTGTGGTCATGGCACCTTTTTACCGTGGGAATCAAGGTGGAGAAGGAAATGAAGATTTTGCAGGGGAAGATCGGTATGATGCAATTTCTGCAATAGAAGTCTTAAGGAATCATGCTGCTGTACATAAGGGACGTATTCATGCATTCGGCTTCTCAAGAGGAGGCGTAATGGCCTTATTAGCCGGAATTTTAGCAAAAAACTTATGTTCAATTGTTACATGGGGTGGGGTAACAGATATGAGTTTAACTTATGTTGAAAGAGAAGATCTAAGAAGAATGATGAAAAGAGTCATCGGCGGTACCCCTTCAAAGTTTCCTATAAGGTATAAATGGAGAACTCCATTATATGAGCTTGAAAGGTTACATGCACCAATATTAATTATTCATGGAGTTAAAGATAAAAATGTGTCAGTAGAACATGCCTACAGACTGGAGAAACGTTTAAATGAGTTAGAAAAGCAGGTGGAGAGTTGGTATTTTGAAGAGTATACCCATTATTTTCCGCCGAGTGTTAATCGTGAAACTCTACACAAACTTTGCTTGTGGATGAAAAACCAGCCTATGGTATGATGGAAGTGTCCAATAGTAAGAAGAGGAGGAGTTCATATGGGAATGCCAGTTGAATTTAATACAATGATTGTTACAAAGGGTAAGGAAGTTCGTATAGATGAAAATACATTTGAACTGCAAAAAGAAGGGTATCGTATATATCCTATTGATATTCCAATTGAAGTGAGAAAAACAAAAAGTGGAGAAATGACTGGACAAGCTATTGTCCAAAAATTAGAATTAACAAACACTAATACGATGCTTACCTATCGTTTAATTAACTTAAATTCTACAAATTAACAAAACAGTTAGGGGACCTATTTTTGGTCCCCGTTTATATGTTCATTCTTTGGAAAAGACGATAATTTGGTAATTGATTGTAGACTAAAAAAGGGACCTCTCAAAATTGAGACAGCCCTCCAACATAATTAATTTAAACAAAAAAATAATTTATACTGCTGGTCCGCCAAGCTTTTCAATATGTGGTGATAGATGGTTGAATTTTTTAAAATTGTCTTTGAACTTTGATGCTAACTCATTAGCTTTTAGAAAATATTCTTCTTGGGAATTCCATGTTTTATGAGGTTGAAGCACATCATCCGGGACACCTGGGACATGAATAGGAATATTTAATCCGAATACCTCATCTATCACAGTTTCAATATGGTCAAGGTCTCCTTCAACTGCGGCCTGAACCATTGATCGAGTATAATGTAGTTTCATTCGTTTTCCTTCACCATATGCTCCACCCGTCCATCCGGTATTTACGAGAAACACTTGAACATCATGTTCATCAATTTTTTGACCTAACATATTAGCATACCGTGTTGCTTCAAGTGGAAGAAAAGGAGAACCAAAACAAGTTGAAAATGTTGCTTCCGGTGCTGTTACACCTCGCTCTGTTCCTGCTAACTTACTTGTATATCCGCTTAAGAAATGATACATTGCTTGTTCTTTTGATAATTTACTGATTGGAGGAAGAACTCCAAACGCATCAGCAGTTAAAAACACGATTGTTTGCGGATGCCCTGCTATGCTGGGAACTATAGCGTTATCAATATTTGAAAGGGAATAAGCAGCTCGCGTATTTTCAGTATAGAATGGATTGCTATAATCTACTTCTCTCGTGAACTCATCGATAACAACATTTTCAAGAACAGACCCATATCGAATAGCATTATAGATTTGAGGTTCTTTTTCTTTTGTTAAGTTGATGCATTTTGCGTAACAGCCACCTTCAATGTTAAACACTCCGGACGATGACCAACCGTGCTCATCGTCACCAATGAGTCGTCTGTTAGGATCAGCGGATAATGTGGTTTTTCCTGTTCCGGATAAGCCGAAAAATAAGGCAACATCCCCTTCAAATCCAACATTCGCCGAACAATGCATTGGAAGTATGTTGTTTTCAGGTAGTAGTAGGTTCATAACAGAAAACACAGATTTTTTCATTTCACCTGCGTACTCTGTACCTCCTATTAGAATAGTCCTCTTCTCAAACGACGTAATAATAAAGGTTTCAGATTTTGTTCCGTCCACTTCAGGGTCTGCTTTAAAGTGTGGAGCAGATAAAATTGTAAAAGGTTGTTCAGTTGTTATAAGTTTTTCACCTTTTTGATGGATGAAAAGTTGATTGGCAAAAAGATTATGCCATGCAAATTCATTTATGACCACTAAAGGAAGTTGGTAACGGTTATCAGCTCCTGCAAAACCATCAAAAATAAAGATCTCATCCCGCTCTTTTAAGTAAGAAACCATTTTACTATACAGTTGATCAAATACTTCTGAAGAAATGGGCTGGTTAACAGAACCCCAATTAATGATCTGTTGAGTGGAAGGCTCTTCCACAATAAATTTATCTTGAGGGGATCTGCCTGTATAGGCCCCAGTTGTTGCTCTAATGGCTCCTGTTGAAGTTAAAACTCCTTCTTTTTTTTCAAGGACCTTTTCAACAAGCTGTGCTACCGATAAATTATGCTGAGCATTTTTCCCATTAACAAGCTGATTAAGCTCATTCGTTAAATCTGTTAAATTCATCCCCATACCCTTCTTTCTGAATGTATTTATTGTTATCTAATAGTATAACACATTTATATTATTGAACCATACTATACGTGTGTGCTTTTTTGAAAAAAATGTACAACCTACATTTCCTAAAACTAATTTCATATTTACTAACAGGAAGGGAATACTAATCATAAGATTTACTTAAAAAGAATTAAATTTTCATACGGAATCACTGTCGATTTTTGTTGACACCTTTAAGTTAGTGCGCTATGATATGACCTTGAACGGATTCTCTTATCCCGAGCTGGTGGAGGGACAGGCCCTATGAAACCCAGCAACCTGCTATCAAAGGAAAGCGCGAATGCACACTAATTATATAGTTACTAGTATTAGCAGTTTTTTGCCTGACCTAACAAAAGCACGTTATGAAACAAAACTCGTTTTGTTTCATGTTGTGTTTTTGTTAGGTCAGGAATGGTGCGTAGCATCATTCTAAGCGAGCATAAGCTTGCGTAGGCGAAAAAGTCCCAATCTGTGGAACTATGTTTAAAAGGTGCACTCCCGGCGACATTTTCCGACGCAAAGGTGCTAACCTGAAGCAAGGCGAAAGCCCTTGATCGATAAGAGCGAAAGGCGATGAACGATTGAAAAACCTTTCCTCACACAGGGAAGGTTTTTTTTTGATAACAGAAACAAGTATTTTCTTCATAGAGTTTTACCAGGACAAGCATGTGGTAAAAGGGTACATAATACTTCTGTTCACAAAATATGCCAACGTGATTTTCTAAAGGTCATACTTTGGGAAGAGTTCCGGATCAATTGAAATATGAGGAGGAAGCTTTTAACTATGTCTAAAAAACGTCTATTTACTTCTGAGTCTGTAACAGAAGGCCATCCAGATAAGATTTGTGACCAAATTTCAGATTCTATTCTTGATGCAATTATCTCAAAGGATCCTAACGCACGTGTAGCTTGTGAAACATCTGTTACAACAGGTTTAGTGTTGGTAGCAGGAGAAATCACAACAAGCACGTATGTTGATATTCCTAAAATTGTTCGTGAAACAATTAAAGATATCGGATATACTCGTGCTAAGTATGGTTTTGATGCAGAAACATGTGCAGTATTAACTTCTATTGATGAACAATCAGCAGATATTGCTATGGGGGTTGACAAAGCGCTAGAAGCACGTGAAGGACAAATGTCTGATGAAGAAATTGAAGCAATCGGTGCAGGAGACCAAGGATTAATGTTTGGTTTTGCATGTAACGAAACAAAGGAATTAATGCCATTACCAATTTCTTTAGCTCATAAGCTGTCTCGTCGTTTAACAGAGGTACGTAAAGAAGAGATTCTTCCATACCTTCGTCCTGATGGTAAAACACAAGTAACAGTAGAATATGATGAAAATAACAAGCCTGTACGTATTGATACAATTGTTATTTCTACTCAACATCATCCTGAAATTACGTTAGAACAAATTCAGCGTAATATTAAAGAATATGTTATTAACCCTGTTGTTCCTAAGGAATTAATTGATGAAAACACAAAATACTTTATTAATCCAACTGGTCGATTCGTTATTGGTGGACCACAAGGTGATGCAGGTTTAACTGGTCGTAAAATTATTGTTGATACTTATGGTGGATATGCTCGTCACGGCGGTGGAGCATTCTCAGGTAAGGATGCAACAAAAGTTGACCGTTCTGCAGCATATGCAGCACGTTATGTTGCAAAAAATATTGTAGCAGCAGGATTAGCTGAAAAGTGTGAAGTTCAATTAGCTTATGCAATTGGTGTAGCACAGCCAGTATCCATTTCAATTGATACATTTGGAACAGGAAAAGTTTCCGAGGAAGTATTAGTTGAAGTTGTTCGCAGCAACTTTGATTTACGTCCAGCCGGAATTATTAAAATGCTTGATTTAAGACGTCCTATTTACAAGCAAACAGCTGCTTATGGACATTTTGGTCGCAACGATTTGGATCTTCCATGGGAAAGAACGGACAAAGCTGAAGCACTTAGTAGTGCGGCGCTTCAATAATAGATGAAAAAATGGCCTGTATTAGGCCATTTTTTTATGCGGAAAATTTGGAAACACTTATTCAATGGTGTATAGTGAAGGTCTATATTGTTCATAAATATGCAATTCTTTTTTAACATTAACTGTTAAAGTCAATGATATAGTAATTATAGAAAAGAAAAAATGCAGGAGGATATAAATGAAAGCGTTTTTCGTTGGGATATCTTTAGTTTTAGGATTATCTATAAGTAGTGGTTGCCAAAACCAGTCTCAAGCAAATGAATCAGATACTAAGCTGAATAATCAAGATACTACTAGTGAAGTACTAGCCCCGGAAGTTCAAATTATGGCTGAAAAACAAGTTGAAAAAGGAAAGAAAGAAACAATTTCCGCAATCGTTACTTTAGGAGAGGAATTTGTAGATGATGCAGATGTTGTGTTTGAAATCAAACATGATGAAGATTCAAAAAAGATCACAGCTAACTTCGTAGAAAATGGTGAATATGTGATTGATTATACGTTTGAGTCAGATGGTCAGTATGAGATTATTGCCCATACAAATGCAAAGGACTACCATATTATGCCATCGATGCAACTTCAAGTGGGAGATCCTGTTGAATCTCCACAAGTTGATGAGAAGAGTGAAACGACTGAGCATCATCATGATCATGAAGATAAGGCAAGTGAAGAGTAGAACACCATAGTAAAGAGGAGCCATTGGCTCCTCTTAGTCATGCGTAACGTATATGTTTTTCGTCTAAAGCATCCTCATATTCTTTTATTAGACCTTCAAATATTTGATCCCATGTTTGTGTTAGGGCATACTCTCTGGCGGCTTCACCCATTTTGTTCCGTAATGAATAATCTTCTAATATATGAATAATAGCTTGAATAAAATGCTCCGTTTTTTTAGGCTCACATAAATATCCGTTTTCTAAAGGCTTAATAATGTTTTTTACTCCACCAGAGTTTGCTCCAATAACTGGTGTACCAGAAGCTAACGCTTCTAAGACAACATTTCCAAAGGTTTCAGTTGGGGAAGGAAAAATAAATAGATCAGAGCATGAGTAGATTTTAGCCAGCTCTACACCATTTACATAGCCTGCAAATGTTATGTTTTCGTGAGCGTTTTTTTGCATCTCTTCCTTTGAAGGTCCATCTCCAACAATTACCCAATGAACATTATCATGGATTTGCTTAGGTAGCTTCTTCGTAATTTCCATCAATGTCTTGATATCTTTTTCTGGAGCTAATCTTCCAACATAAGAGAGTATATATTTTTCTTTAATTTGATATTTATGACGAAATTCATCCTTGTTGTAGTTGGGATGTAATAAGTTGCAATCAACACCTCTACCCCAAATTCGAAGATTTGAAAATCCTTTTCGTTTTAATTGTTCCAGTGTTTCATTTGATGGAACAAATATCTTTCTTAAGGGTTTATGGAACCAGTGCATATATTTCCATAATACCTTTGATAGGAAATGAAAATCATAATACTCTAAATATTGGTCAAAATCAGTGTGATAAGATCCTACTATAGGAATACCGAGCTTTTTTGCATAATGCAGGCCGCAAAGACCAATATTGAATGGAGTGGCAACATGAATGATATCAGGTTTAAAGCGTTGTAATTCAGCTTTAACTTGCAGCATGTTCGGCAGTGCCAGTCTGCATTCGGGATAAAGGAAAAAAGGTAAACTTGTGAAACGATGGATATGACTTGAAAACATACTCTCCTTCGTACTAACAGGTGCAAAAACTCTGTATTCATAGCCATTCTCTTCAAGGTAATCTGTGTAACGTTTTAATGTTCTTGCAACACCGTTTACATCTGGTGCAAAAGTATCTGTGAAAATAGCTATTCTCAATTCAATCCCTCCAATTACACATAAATGAAAGGTACCTTATATGAGGCACTATTTTTTTACAACATTACATAGGTAGAATAAGGAACTGGCTCATGACTGTGTAGCTTAGAAATCCAACTGAACTACCAAAGATGCAACCTACTAACACATCAGAAGGATAATGCAGCCCTAGATACATTCTTGAAAGCCCAACACTAATTGCAATTGGTAAAAGAATGACTGTAAGCTGAGGCATATATAAAATAAATGGAGTGATAACAGAAAAAATTGCTGTTGTATGCCCGGACGGAAAGGAATGATCTTCTAAAGGATTGGCAGGTACCTTTGTCTCTAGAAGGGCAAGATAAGGTCGTTTTCTTGGATATAACTTTTTCACTAATGCAACCGGTAGATGGCTTAGCAGAAGGGACAGTGCACTTGTAATACCGATGGTTTGTAATAGATCTTTTGTGAAAAAGCTGAGAAACAAACAAACTGCAATCGTAGAGATGGCTCCTCCTAAGTGAGTAATGTTTCGAAAATAGAAGTTCAACATTTTTTGATCAAAGTGACGGTTAACACTTCGAAAAAGCTTGCATTCAAAATTGTACATGTTGGTCATAAGCTTTGTTTTCATTTAGATGCTCCTTTATTTACCCCTTTTCTATTATTTTAGTAGAGAATTATTTAGTTAATAATAAGATAATGTAAAAAATTCCTTCACATAATATTCACAAAATTAATGTTTGCTCACATAAAATGGGAATGATTTTTACAATTAAGATTAATTTAAATGAGAAAAAGTTTATGACATGTAGGAAGAAGAATGGTATGAAGTATACGGGGATTGTACGATAATGGTAACAGAGTAAGGAATTGGAGGAGTGCTACCTATTCCTTACTCAAAATTGAGTTTATTTATTCTCAGATTCCTCAAATTGAAGAGATTTATAATACTGACCTTTTTCAACATATTCACGACGAATTCTTTCCATGTCTATTAGATCTTCTGTTGTTAATGTTCTTATAACTTTTGCAGGGCGCCCAAGTGCAAGTGTGTTAGGGGGGATTTTTTTTCCTGGAGGGACAAGGCTGCCTGCTCCAATAAATGCTCCCTCACCAACCTCTGCACCATCTAAAATAATGGAACCCATTCCAATTAATGCATTTCGGTGAATAATTGAACTATGTAAGATAACACTATGTCCAACAGTAACATCATCTTCAATGATGAGAGGTTTGTTTGGACTTT encodes:
- a CDS encoding FixH family protein, which translates into the protein MKAFFVGISLVLGLSISSGCQNQSQANESDTKLNNQDTTSEVLAPEVQIMAEKQVEKGKKETISAIVTLGEEFVDDADVVFEIKHDEDSKKITANFVENGEYVIDYTFESDGQYEIIAHTNAKDYHIMPSMQLQVGDPVESPQVDEKSETTEHHHDHEDKASEE
- a CDS encoding ABC transporter substrate-binding protein; the protein is MKRRLAYVCIAFLLLFTFTACSQNKTETIRLAEVTHSIFYAPLYVAMAEGFFEEEGLNVELTTTWGGDKTMTALLSDGADIALVGSETSIYVHAQGSNDPIINFAQLTQTDGTFLVSREKIESFDWAQLQGSTFLGQRKGGMPQMVGEFVLKQHGIDPHSELELIQNVDFANIPSAFASGTGDYVQLFEPTASIFEKEGTGYIVASFGTESGSVPYTTFMSKKSFLDNNEEAANKFTAAIYKAQQWVEEKSVEEIAASIAPQFEDTELEIIETVIERYKEQGSFATDPILGEDEWNNLQDIMDEAGELPMRVDYETLVNTSYAEDVTN
- a CDS encoding gamma carbonic anhydrase — encoded protein: MIYPYKEKNPRISESAFIADYVTITGDVEIGDESSIWFQTVIRGDVSPTIIGKRVNVQDLCCLHQSPNKPLIIEDDVTVGHSVILHSSIIHRNALIGMGSIILDGAEVGEGAFIGAGSLVPPGKKIPPNTLALGRPAKVIRTLTTEDLIDMERIRREYVEKGQYYKSLQFEESENK
- a CDS encoding DUF2584 domain-containing protein, which produces MGMPVEFNTMIVTKGKEVRIDENTFELQKEGYRIYPIDIPIEVRKTKSGEMTGQAIVQKLELTNTNTMLTYRLINLNSTN
- a CDS encoding phosphatase PAP2 family protein; translation: MKTKLMTNMYNFECKLFRSVNRHFDQKMLNFYFRNITHLGGAISTIAVCLFLSFFTKDLLQTIGITSALSLLLSHLPVALVKKLYPRKRPYLALLETKVPANPLEDHSFPSGHTTAIFSVITPFILYMPQLTVILLPIAISVGLSRMYLGLHYPSDVLVGCIFGSSVGFLSYTVMSQFLILPM
- a CDS encoding alpha/beta hydrolase family protein, which gives rise to MNGEIISKVKYPSPNPNINVWIVTYWSHGLKIKGLLAEPKLEGTYDGLLYLRGGIKSVGMVRVGRIVQFASEGFVVMAPFYRGNQGGEGNEDFAGEDRYDAISAIEVLRNHAAVHKGRIHAFGFSRGGVMALLAGILAKNLCSIVTWGGVTDMSLTYVEREDLRRMMKRVIGGTPSKFPIRYKWRTPLYELERLHAPILIIHGVKDKNVSVEHAYRLEKRLNELEKQVESWYFEEYTHYFPPSVNRETLHKLCLWMKNQPMV
- a CDS encoding glycosyltransferase family 4 protein; this encodes MRIAIFTDTFAPDVNGVARTLKRYTDYLEENGYEYRVFAPVSTKESMFSSHIHRFTSLPFFLYPECRLALPNMLQVKAELQRFKPDIIHVATPFNIGLCGLHYAKKLGIPIVGSYHTDFDQYLEYYDFHFLSKVLWKYMHWFHKPLRKIFVPSNETLEQLKRKGFSNLRIWGRGVDCNLLHPNYNKDEFRHKYQIKEKYILSYVGRLAPEKDIKTLMEITKKLPKQIHDNVHWVIVGDGPSKEEMQKNAHENITFAGYVNGVELAKIYSCSDLFIFPSPTETFGNVVLEALASGTPVIGANSGGVKNIIKPLENGYLCEPKKTEHFIQAIIHILEDYSLRNKMGEAAREYALTQTWDQIFEGLIKEYEDALDEKHIRYA
- the metK gene encoding methionine adenosyltransferase; the encoded protein is MSKKRLFTSESVTEGHPDKICDQISDSILDAIISKDPNARVACETSVTTGLVLVAGEITTSTYVDIPKIVRETIKDIGYTRAKYGFDAETCAVLTSIDEQSADIAMGVDKALEAREGQMSDEEIEAIGAGDQGLMFGFACNETKELMPLPISLAHKLSRRLTEVRKEEILPYLRPDGKTQVTVEYDENNKPVRIDTIVISTQHHPEITLEQIQRNIKEYVINPVVPKELIDENTKYFINPTGRFVIGGPQGDAGLTGRKIIVDTYGGYARHGGGAFSGKDATKVDRSAAYAARYVAKNIVAAGLAEKCEVQLAYAIGVAQPVSISIDTFGTGKVSEEVLVEVVRSNFDLRPAGIIKMLDLRRPIYKQTAAYGHFGRNDLDLPWERTDKAEALSSAALQ
- the pckA gene encoding phosphoenolpyruvate carboxykinase (ATP), whose translation is MNLTDLTNELNQLVNGKNAQHNLSVAQLVEKVLEKKEGVLTSTGAIRATTGAYTGRSPQDKFIVEEPSTQQIINWGSVNQPISSEVFDQLYSKMVSYLKERDEIFIFDGFAGADNRYQLPLVVINEFAWHNLFANQLFIHQKGEKLITTEQPFTILSAPHFKADPEVDGTKSETFIITSFEKRTILIGGTEYAGEMKKSVFSVMNLLLPENNILPMHCSANVGFEGDVALFFGLSGTGKTTLSADPNRRLIGDDEHGWSSSGVFNIEGGCYAKCINLTKEKEPQIYNAIRYGSVLENVVIDEFTREVDYSNPFYTENTRAAYSLSNIDNAIVPSIAGHPQTIVFLTADAFGVLPPISKLSKEQAMYHFLSGYTSKLAGTERGVTAPEATFSTCFGSPFLPLEATRYANMLGQKIDEHDVQVFLVNTGWTGGAYGEGKRMKLHYTRSMVQAAVEGDLDHIETVIDEVFGLNIPIHVPGVPDDVLQPHKTWNSQEEYFLKANELASKFKDNFKKFNHLSPHIEKLGGPAV